Genomic DNA from Chelonia mydas isolate rCheMyd1 chromosome 6, rCheMyd1.pri.v2, whole genome shotgun sequence:
CGAAGTGCGATCATCCCCTACCCCAATGAGAGAGAGTAGTTAAGGGACTGAGGGCATGGGCTTGGCACCAGATCAACCTGTCATAAATTACTCCATCCCACCCCAAGCTTGCCTCTTTTCACCTTTTTAACATCTACTGTGGAAGTCTGAGGGGGCAGGAAACAGGCTGTTAAGTGATACTCACCGcttccacacacacagccttgcactgtgctccattgaagtcatctGTACAGCGAGCCAGCTCCTCGTAATTCACATCAGGGCTGcaacagagaaaaaacaaacccataAAACCCCACACTGCCATTCAACAGCAAGGTGTAGAGTATCCTTAAATCACCCAGCATCAAGCTCTACATAGGGGAGGGAGCACCTCCAgccccaggtttaaggaacaaagaTTTATGGTACACTTTCCATAATGCCCCTCAAGGAGCTGGGCTTCTCCTCTTTCATACCTGACATTCATCTTGCGTGAATGGATCTGCATAATCCTAGCTCTGGCCTCCTCATTGGGCATCGGGAACTCAATCTTACGATCTAGGCGTCCAGACCGGAGCAGAGCAGGGTCCAGGATATCCACACGGTTGGTTGCAGCAATCACCTACAGAGGAGCAAGAATACCAGCCTAGCAGGATCCACCAGCTCTCTTGTGCCATGAGATCACCTTCCTCAGGAAGGGCTTGCAACCCCGCACTGGGGCTTGATAATACCAGGGCTGCCTCTTGAAGGGAGAGAGTTACCTTGACTTGTGTGTTGGGTTGGAATCCATCAAGTTGGTTCagaagctccagcatggtcctCTGCACTTCCCGGTCGCCAGCCTTCTCGCTGTCAAATCTGGAGAAGGAATACAGGAAACTGAGTCAACTCTGCTCATGCCTGTAACTCCCCCAGGTGCCCTCATACCACCTATAATGCCCCAacaccagcctccctccctctctttcatGTTTTGATCTTCCAAAATGTACATGGGCATCATTTGGGTCTCACTGGGCCCAAACCATTTGCATTCAAGCCAGAAATTAATTAATTTGGTTAATATGGTCTATGCCAGCATGGTAGGTGTTAATAGCATTAGTAGGTGCCGCTAACAGTGTTGGCAATATTGATTTGCACTGAGGTAGAACCACTGTTTACTGGTAATAAAAAGAAGCCTTATCCTTGTGGCTCTCGCTGCCCAGCCCCAATAGCTGTGCAACAGACTGAGCTGGCAGGAAGGATCAAATTATTCATACAGGAAACAAATATGCTTTTGAAATGACCCCACCCATTAGATTGGGTTTACTGCACCCAGGTAGAGCCACATCCTAAAACTCCCCACCTACCCCATGATCCTGGGAGTTCACTCCAGTTCTTACAGCATGGCCTGCAGCTCTCACCTCTTGGTGCCAATGGCATCCAGCTCATCAATGAAGATGATAGAAGGAGCTTTCTCCTTGGCCAGTGCAAAGGCATCTCGCACCAGCTTGGCTCCATCTCCAATGAACATCTGTACCAATTGTGGGCCAGCCAGCTTCAGGAATGTTGCCTGGAGGGTAGAGAACAAGTCAGTTACACAGCTCCTTTGCCCACATTGCACCAACTCTCTGCTCCCTTTACAGCACAGGTTGGAGCCTATCATGCCTTATCCTAGAgcagggattcccaaactgtgACACTGGAGGCATTTCTGGGGAGTATGCGGGAGAAATTGCGTAAcggtggattttattttatttattgcattttcataataggctactcagctgaagctttaaaactctgtgggaattagttaatttacttcaagatgtaccaACGAGAACACAGATCCACAGAGATGCTGACATCCAGCCTCCTCACCTCCGATCACCGGACAGTGCAGGTTCAGTTGTCCAGCAACTGTCCAGTCTAACTGAGCTCATAACTTGGTCAGGGTTTTTTCCTGATGGTATGTGTCACGCTATATCTGTACTTGAGagtgaaatatggacagatggctaaagacaggTAATGTTAAGAAGAAAACACAAAGTATCAGTGAGAAGAAGGCTAGGAGTACATGGTcagctggtagatctggaagggggtacgcaataagaaaagtttgggaacctctgccccAGGGGGATTCTGTTACTCAGATGACACCCTAGTGGGGCAGGTCTGTGCACTCAATCCCTCTTACCTTTGTCTGGGCAGCACATGCTCTAGCTAAGAGGGTCTTCCCTGTTCCAGGTGGCCCATACATGAGCACTCCTTTGGGGGGCTGGATACCCAGGTTTTCAAACTTCTCCTTATGATTCATTGGTAGGACAATGGCCTCCACCAGCTGCAAGAACAGAAAAAcattaagaaaagaaaactttttcCATCAGAGTCTCTACCTCTGCTGCTAATCCAGCCCTTAAGCTAAATCCCTAACCTCCCACCCCGTGGATCTAGATTGCCTCAATTTCAAActcaaatgcgggggggggggggaaatcacctGTAGGGATCATGTTATTCACAGACTGGACTCTAAGTACTTCTATGACCCCTATTactcatagtatctgagtgcctcacaatctttaatgtatttatcctcacaacacgcctatgaggtaaggaagtgctattatcctgaCGATATATATGGGAATCAGAGACACGGAGAGACTAAGtgtcttgtccaaggtcacacaggaagtctgtggaggagcaggAAATTGAAAGTGGGATTCCCTgactaaccactagaccattctTCCTCCGCTTGTCACCTCTTGGATCTGTTTATCCAGCCCACCGATGTCGCTGTACTGCTCTGTGGGCCTCTCATCCACCTCCATGGCTTTCACTCGTGAATCATATTCAGTAGGTAGGGTCTCCAGGATCAAGTAAGAGTCCTTGTTCACACCCTGCAAACACAAAGGCAATAACTTAGACTGAAGTTTTCGATAAAGGCCCTTTCAGGCAACAACTAAGGAAGATAGTTCACCTACAGATGACTCACCGGGTCAGGATATTATAGAGGTAAATAGCTCATGCATCAGgactcagtaaaaaaaaattaatgatgcAGTTCTGCGACATGACAGGTTCTTAAGGCCTGGATGAGTTAAAGACTAGTAAGGAGTCTAGGCTTTAACTTGACATGATAAAGGCAAGGGGTTTATCaaggtattcaggtgcctaaaaatgcacatagacacctagtgggatttacGAAAACAACTAAACAGGTtatgtgcctaagtcccattgacttaaatgggagttaggcatttaactgcatatttaggcacctaaatgcctttggaaatctggcccagtGTGCCTTATCTACACTACTTTTCAAATGCCTTAGTTAACACATGCTAATATCTCACCATTAAATCCTTGTCCAAACAAGGCCTTAGAAAAAATCTGCTTAGATCATTTCCTCATGAGAAAGTAATCCAGCCAAATACCAGATTCCCTGGCTAACACCATGTGATCAATATCTGACAGTTACATTGCAACCACTCACCACTAGGTCTCCAGGCTTTAGCTTCTCTGCATCAACCAACCCGATCACGGGCAGGAAATATGTCTGTGGGGAAGGAATCAATGTAAGCACAGCAACCaaacagggctgggcaaactatggcctgtgggccggaTCCGGGCCCTCGGGGCTTTGGATCCGGACCtcaggattgccacccctgtggtgcCACGCTACTCTGGGAAGCGGccacaccatgtccctgcagcccctgggggtggaggagcagagaaCTCTGCACAcagctcttgcctgtgggtacctcccccaaagctcccattggccaggaacaggttaccgcggccaatgggaggtTCGGGGGAGGTACCCCAGGCAAGGGAAACTCTCAGAGCCCTCTGCGCCCCCTCGACTTCCCGGAGTGGAGCAGCGTGGCCGGGGATGGGGAcggcagcctgccctggccccagtgtgcgccgctgccaccccggagctgctctaggtaagTGGTGCCAGGCCGGAGgctgaacccctcctgcatcctgcaccccaactccctgccctgagccccctgccgcatcccgcaccccaactccctgccctgagccccctcctgcacctcaacccccttccctgagcctcctCATGCAccgctcctctgccccaaccccttgccctgagcccgttcctgcacattgcaccccctcccacaccccaaccccctgccctgcaagcaatttccccacccagatgtggccctcgggccaaaaagtttgcccacccctgccctactaGCACTCCCCACATCTACACAAGTTCAGGCTCTCACCTGGCGTGTGGAGGTTTTAATCACAGCACACTTGCCCTTCCTCTGGGAATCCAGATCAATATTTGCTCCATCCTCTTCCTGGTCATTGGGGTCAACATCAAGTAGCTGAAGACCAGAAGAAAAGATATCATtagaagcagaatcaggcccgtCTAACCATCCCACTCCTGGATGACATCTCAAGGCTTCGGATATTGGGTTCCTAGCTCAAAAATCACACAAAGCAGTGGAAACTAAACATCCCACTGTCTACCATCATCCACCAATTGTAGGATTATGCCTGTAGTTAAATCCCCTGGGAGAATTTAGAGCTTCCTGAGTAGCAGAGCTCCCTGTCATAGCAACAAGGCAACAGCACAGGGGAAGGCACTGCAAAATCCTGGGGAACAGGAGTGGTGGCTGGTGGTGCTAGGCACCCTCCCCATTCCAGTATAACAAACCAATGCTAGTATCACATAAATAGGTTGAAACAATATTAAAGAATTATGAAACACTGAGAAAGACAGATAGCCCAAACTAGCACAACTACTGGAAAAGAAAAttatgcctcactaatctattagaattctttaagcATGTCAAAAAATTACAGATAAAGGAATACCAGATGATATAATTTATTTGGACTCTCAAAAGGCTTTGACAAAGTCACTCACAACAGTCTactaaggaaactaagtagttgGGGTGCAGGTCAAAATACTGTTGTGAATGAGAAAATGGCTGAAGGGACAGAATTGTAGTCTGGAGGAGTCcaaaaatcagaagacaaaaACATGAATTTAATCTGTCTTCGGGCATCTGACTCAGTTTTTTAACTGCGAGGGGCTGAAGTAATGGAGAAAACAGAAGAGCAGGAATAAATGATCAGATTCTTCACAGCAAAAAGGTTAACAAGGAATCCACAAGGTACCGTACAAGGACCAGTTTTATTTAATATTGATCTGGAAAAGTAGGTGAGCAGAAAGGTGGcaaaatccaaaaataaaattatagaaGACTGCAAGGAACTTCAGAGAAACTTAAGGCTAGGTCAATGACATTCTCGTTAGTGTTCACCTATTCACAAAAATTGTACTACCAACTATACATAGTTAAGTGATAACCTCCCTAaagtggatgcagttataccagtataaaaataCTTACATTATTATAGCTTATTTCCATAAGAGAAGGGGAATAAGGTATATCAGGATATGTCTAACTAGAAACATAGCAGCATAGTACAGTTGCTACTCCTCAGGGCATTATacgccaaaaatttaaaaattcagcaaaatttgtcaaataaatgtggaagctccagcaTGACACTGGGGAGCATAGGCCATTGGcttcacagaggtgggagatcactgtgcagctctcaCCCCCAGCAGTGCACAgtgcaaggaccaggcctgccacaggaacaccccagggccctgccactCTGTGGcagtgcaccaggtgtgggcaggcaggctcagcaaggcaggatccaagtgtggaggggctgagtgtggggggatccaggtgtgggttgagagggttctgtgcaGGGCAAACTCTGTGCGGGGTCTGGTTGTGGGGGAGATCTGAATAGGGGCTTGCTGTGGGGTTCTGGTTGCAATGGTAACGGGACTCTGCAGggaggtccaggtgaaggtggttggggctaaactgggggcagggggggctcaATGGGGAGTAGGGTTTGTTGGGGTGGTCCAGAGTGCGGGGGAGGgcggggtgaggcttggtgggagggtctgggtatgaaggtctggatgcatgggggttagGCAGATGGGGGGGCAGCTCCaggtacagggatccctccccctgcagctgagtgCAGGAAGCGGGGgagtgggggtcggggggggaggagaggaggagaaaaagagggCAAGGTGtttccagagcttcctgcagctaggggagaaatctgggggtgggtctgacctggccccagatgccatacaggggaaagggaagtcacgtcctccccagcccaaccgggactagcagctgagttCAGCAcaaggtaggagccaccagctgggtcttccccagaccccactcaccccacccccccgtcccgtgccctgggcacccaaaacatactgctggggaggagcGCATGACTGCTCttttggcttccctttgcttccctttgcgaaagtcatttttctgcggggaagcaaagaaatctgtggggatataaattctgtgcatgcgcagtggcgcagaattcgcCCAGGAGTAAGCTGCGTCGCTGTAGTGCTTCAGCGTAGACAGTTGCTGCAACAATAGAAGGAATTTgtctgttgctgtagtaaatctaCCTCCAAGAGGCGATAGGTAGGattgactgaagaattcttccattgacctagtgctgtttacaccatggcttaggttggcttaacgaCATCTCTCGggctgaatttttcacacccctgagggatgTAGCTTGGTTAACCTAACTTCCTAGTGTAAGCCAGCCCTCAGTATAATCACTTTTATACTGAGGGAATTGCATCTGGTACCACGAACTATTTCAGTTGAAAAATTACACCCCTAATCAAAATAGTTAAATCAATACAAAAAgcgtgtgtagaccaggccttacacaTCAGTATCTGCTAactgtttccattttacagattgagaaaCAAAAAGAGGAAGTCACTGGTCCCAACTCACATCGATTCACTACAGACAGTCCTCTGCTCCAGCCACTGACCCCCTGCCTCCAATTAGTGAAGGCACCTCTTAAAATTAAAAGCTGTGCTCCCAATAGGGTATCATTCCTAACATTATTCCAAAAGGGCACAACACTCACCTCGATGACATTGGAAACGAGGTAAGGCAGGGTTTTGTTCACTTTGATCTTCTCACTGTTCTCTTTGATCTTATCTTTCATGGCCTGCAGTTCATGGGTAACTCTCAGCACCTCGCTCTTCATTATCTGAAATCAGCACAAGTTAGGAATGTGCTAACCTTAGCAGAACAAAGCAACAAACACATACATGCATCACACAATCAGAAGATCAGAATGAATCCCAGGAGGCAGTTTTGAAGAAGGAGGGGAAAATGTTAGCCTAATCTGTTTTGCCCTAAGTAGTGTGACTTTAGGGATTGAGGTATACATCAGTGCCCCAAAAATCATTTCCTCCTGATGCCACCTGAAGAATTCTAAAACTATTCAGGAATTTGAATTCCTTCTCACAGGAGGAGGAGACTTTGTTTTGGAAGAATCGTTTTCAGATCTTACTCTCATCAGTTGGCACATTCAAGCACCACACTTGTTCCTGCATTTAGGGATTAGAGAATTTGCAAATCACTTTTAAAACAGTTTCCGGATGCTGGAACAGGTAATGTTGAGAAGCCTGGATCATCAGTCCTGCCTCTTGCACAAAACTCTTTGAATGCAACTCAGAGAGATCTCAGTGAGTgcataaaaattggaaaaaatgcttaaaaataaagattaataCAACTTTGGTTTGGATTGTATCTAACAAAATAATCAAATTCTGCCTTGCTATCTATAGTGTGGTCTTATCTGCTCACTTTCTGCCCCCAGAGGAAGAGGCTGGTATCCCTGGAAACACCATGATATCGACTAATCTCTCCAAGGGAGATTCTACTTAGATCTGAATTAACTGATTTCTATCCAATGGCAAACTCATGCTTCCCTCAAATTCACCGTCTTTCACCTCTCAAGGAAAGGAAGTTTCCTTTGACATTTCTACCATTCAGAGCACAACAGTGCTCGACATCAATGATAATTTTTAGGGCGATCAAGCAATTAAAAAGTTAATCGTAATCAATcatactgttaataatagaatacatttaagtatttttggatgttttctacgtttttcaaatatactgatttcaattacaacagactacaaagtgtacagtgctcactttatatttatttttgattacaagtatttgcactgtaaaaaaaatagtatttttcaattcacctactactgtaatgcaatctctttatcatgaaaattgaacttacaaatgtagaattatgtacaaaaaaacctgaatccaaaaattaaacaatgtaaaattttagagcctgcaagtccactcagtcctacttctt
This window encodes:
- the PSMC3 gene encoding 26S proteasome regulatory subunit 6A isoform X2; translated protein: MSTEEIVQRTRLLDSEIKIMKSEVLRVTHELQAMKDKIKENSEKIKVNKTLPYLVSNVIELLDVDPNDQEEDGANIDLDSQRKGKCAVIKTSTRQTYFLPVIGLVDAEKLKPGDLVGVNKDSYLILETLPTEYDSRVKAMEVDERPTEQYSDIGGLDKQIQELVEAIVLPMNHKEKFENLGIQPPKGVLMYGPPGTGKTLLARACAAQTKATFLKLAGPQLVQMFIGDGAKLVRDAFALAKEKAPSIIFIDELDAIGTKRFDSEKAGDREVQRTMLELLNQLDGFQPNTQVKVIAATNRVDILDPALLRSGRLDRKIEFPMPNEEARARIMQIHSRKMNVSPDVNYEELARCTDDFNGAQCKAVCVEAGMIALRRGATELTHEDYMEGILEVQAKKKANLQYYA
- the PSMC3 gene encoding 26S proteasome regulatory subunit 6A isoform X1; the protein is MASVWDEAEDGVGEEVLKMSTEEIVQRTRLLDSEIKIMKSEVLRVTHELQAMKDKIKENSEKIKVNKTLPYLVSNVIELLDVDPNDQEEDGANIDLDSQRKGKCAVIKTSTRQTYFLPVIGLVDAEKLKPGDLVGVNKDSYLILETLPTEYDSRVKAMEVDERPTEQYSDIGGLDKQIQELVEAIVLPMNHKEKFENLGIQPPKGVLMYGPPGTGKTLLARACAAQTKATFLKLAGPQLVQMFIGDGAKLVRDAFALAKEKAPSIIFIDELDAIGTKRFDSEKAGDREVQRTMLELLNQLDGFQPNTQVKVIAATNRVDILDPALLRSGRLDRKIEFPMPNEEARARIMQIHSRKMNVSPDVNYEELARCTDDFNGAQCKAVCVEAGMIALRRGATELTHEDYMEGILEVQAKKKANLQYYA